The stretch of DNA TTTTATCTTTGTCTAATGTAACAGAAAAAGTCTCAAAAGCCATGGAGTTGTCCTAAAAACAAAATCGGATATTATTTTCTCAAATTAAGGCGAGCAATTAGATTTTTATATCTTTCAGTATCAGTAGAATTTAAGTACTCTAAGAGCTTTCTTCTCTGCCCTACTAACTTTAGCAAAGCTAAGCGAGAATTTTGATCTTTAGGAGATCTTTTAAGGTGCTCCTTGAGTTCCGTGATGTGTTCAGTCAGGATGGCAATTTGCACATCTGCTGAACCTGTGTCTTTTTCATGAAGTTGAAATTTTTTAGTAATTTCTTCTTTAGTGCCCTTATCCAAAGACATTCGATGTCTCCTTAAATACAAAAATGCCGTAATGGCCGATTATACCTAAGATGTTTGTTAATGTACATCTTTTGCTAGAGTAAGAAGTTTTTTTTCTTAGAGAAGTGAAAAGTAGAACTGTGATTAGGTTGTTTGTAGTATCTTATGAACGCTTTTTGATGAAGAAAATGCTCATGAATTCTTAAAAAGTTTTTTAGTTGGTTGTAGTTCATTTTATGTGTATAGAAAAAGATTTATTTTTCATGAAACATGCTCTAGACGAGGCTAGAAAGGCATATGAACGAGATGAAGTTCCTGTCGGCTGTGTCATCGTTCATGAGGGTGTGATTATCGCTAGAGGGCACAATAGTGTAGAACAATTACAAGATCCAACGGCACATGCAGAAATGATTTGTATTAGTGCTGCGGCAGAATATTTACAAAATTGGAGACTGAAAGATACCACCTTGTATTGCACGTTAGAGCCCTGTCTTATGTGTGCTGGGGCGATTCAGTTGGCGCGGATTACTAGAATTGTCTGGGGGGCACCAGATCTACGTTTAGGAGCTGGTGGAAGCTGGGTAAATGTTTTTTTAGAAAAGCATCCTTTCCATCAAGTAGAGTGTTGTGCCGGTGTATGCCATCAAGAATCTGAGCGGTTGATGAAAAACTTTTTTTTAGAAAAAAGAAAGGCAAAAAATGAAAAATAAAATTTTTGAACTGCTTAATCACCTATATGCAGATCAGGAACAACGGTTGATGGCTTTGGGAACAAGTCGAATTCCCGGATTAACAAAAGAAGATCTTTTGCAACCGATGGATTATGATGAACTAGAGGGAGATCCTCAGTTTCGATTTGAGGAAGGCGTTTTGAATGGAATTGGGGAGGCTAGAGCCGCTTTGTACTCCTTTTTTTCTGATCAAGAAGCCTCTAAGAAGCCTGTTATCGATAAAGACCTCGATAAGGATTCGGAAGGTTTTCTTGGTAGCAAAAGAAGACTGCCAGAGCCATAGACAGCACCGAACCGAGTAGGGCAGCATAAGCTCCAGAAAGGATAAGAATAAGAAAATAGAAATGCAGAAGTAAAACTAAACTCCATTTTCTAGACAAAGAAATGGGGAAAAAGGGGAGCGTAAGTCTCTTTTCTGGATCAAGAAAAACGCGAACAATGAGAAGGGCGCAGATCAAACTCTCTGGGCCGAAGAAAGCTTGGGAGCTGCCAATTAACCATAGGAAGGCCCAGATACTCATCCCAACCACGCCTACTTGAGTGGTAAGTAGAAAGACAAAGCGGCTCATTCCCATTTTTCGTATAATCGCATCCGTAGCCTTATAAAAGAGAATAAAATCTAGAGTATTGCGCATGAGTAGGCGTTGCGTGATTTCCAGGCTTTGGGAATCGTTAAGGTTTAGCGTATCGGCTGTAACAAGGGGATAGGTAACCCATTGCCAAAAATGATGTTGACTGATGCCTTTTACAGAGAGAGCTAACCACTCTATAGGCCCTTGCATTTGAAAAAAATATTGTAGGAAAAATGCTATAAAGGGCGCGGAGCAAGAAGTCGCCAGCACTAAAAGAGGGAGCCGTTTAAGAGCCCTACCTAATAAGGGTGTTTTTGTATATTTGTCAGGAAAGATAACTCTCATGAAGGAGAGGCCTTTTTACAAAAGTGTTTATAATAGGCCCTATTATCTAGGCTAAGTTTTTGGCTGTCAATATTCCTTTGTCTCGACAATTTGTTTTTTTTAGGCGCAAAGGGCCCCCTTGCGCCTAATTTTTAATCAGAGGGAGAAGTTGTTAGATTTGCTTTTATCGTTAAATCAACAAGAGAGGAGAGCAGAGCAGAAACCGCTTGAAGAATTTGCATAGATTCAGAGGAAGTCGCGTTCACGGATTTTTGGTTTGCTTGAGCGCGCTGTTGAGCTGCTGATAACTCTTGTTGGATAAGTTCCCTGTTTGCTGTGATTTGTTGATTAGACGTTTGGAACGCTTGGATTGTAGTGTTATTAGTGTATTCGTCGTTAGAGCCTTGTTTTTTTATCAAGGAAGGAACGTATAACAAGGGAAGGTTAATAAGCTCTTTCGTTTTACGCTGTTGTTCCAGAGTGTTTTCTTGCAAAACTGCCATGATTGCATGACTGTAGTCTGTGGTGGATATAGAAAGCTGAAGCATGACTGCAATGCAAAAATACATAGCAGATTGTTTATTGATTTCGATGGATGCAGGCTCCATTAATGTAGAGTCTGGTATGACAATGTTTTTCTCTGGAAGAGTGGGTATGATTGCACTACTCATTGGGATTCCCTCTTTTAAATGTTTGCGATCAAACTTACGATTTGTGAAAACGTTTGAATGAGCGCCTGACCAACTTGTAGAGACTGTTGGATGATGTTGTTGTTTGTGTTTAAGTTACTGGAAATGACTTGAGAGGCGTTTCCTAGTCCAGATATTTGGTTTTGGATTGCCTGTCTAGAAGCTCCTACAGCTTGGTTAACAGATTGTACGTTTTGCAAATAGGCGGAGTTTTGAGAGTTCACTTGGTTTTTAGGAATAGTAACGTATTGGTATAGAGCTTCCTCGTTATTCAAGAAAGTTTGTGCCGCAGCATTTGCTTGTAGCTGTTCTGCAACCAAAGCCAAGTTGTTTTGTGCTACAAGAACAGATTGATAAATGTAGTACACGGTCACAATGAGAGGGTTAGAATCTTTAGAAAAGCGAGCTATGATTTCATCTGCGGTTGCGGAGTTAGTCGTGCCTGTAACAGGTGGGGTTTCTGGTAATTCTACGACAGCTTTCACTGGTTCTTGGAAAATATTCCACATGGTTCTGCCTCAAAATTAGTCTACGGGGTTAAGACAGGGGTTTGTTTAATTGGTTAACAGTGCTTCCTACGGAGTTCAACGTTTTGATGAAAGAGGAGTTCTGTTGGGCGATCTGTTGCATGATATTGATGTTCGTAGAGGCGTGGGAGAGGATAATTTGTCCGTTTTGTCTAGCTGTTACTAATTGGTCTTGAATGTTAGAGCGTTGTGCAGAATAGTTTTGGTTCTGGTTTTGTACTCGTGTGATTTCATCTTCTTTAGCTCCAGCACCAACAACAGCGTATTTGATACGATTAGTTTCTTGGTTTAATTCTTGTTGGATATTAGTATTGTCGTTGAGTTGTTGAGACTGTGTGAGAACTGTTTGTTGACGTATTTCTACAGCTTCTAAAAGAAGAGAGTAAATGCTGAATAAAAGTTCTGCCATCGGAGGAGTTCTCAGAGGCTCTAAAGGGGGTAAAGAGGAGACATATTTTGTATCTTCTGCCGGAGAGATTGGTAGTGACATATTCTAAAAAATTTTTTTGGTTTTTTATTTTTTATTTTACCAGCAATTTCTCTCTTTAATAAAAATAATAATTTGTTTTAAAAGTATGCCTCTTATTTAACCCTCTTTCTTTTAAGTGCTAATAGCCTTGAGAGGGGGATAGAGGCCTTCCTTTTTTGTTCGACTGAAAAAGTTAGAACTACTGTCCGTAATGGGAGTTTTTGTCCAAAGTAAGGGTTGGCAGGAATTGCCTGAATTGGGAGGTAAATAATAGTAATTAAGTGTCTTAAAACTCTTTGCGGGGATTGCAGAGAGCTTTGGGATGAGAAATATTTTCCGGTAAGGGGGCTGTGTGGCAGAGGTTCAGAGCTGCGAGCAATTGGATTTTTTAGAAGGGGATGATATTAATGCCTATGTGGTATTAACTTGTGGGAAACCCTCGGCAGATGGAAAGATGCAGGTCGAGATGGTTTATGAGGGAGATCGAGAATTAGTTAGCTTTTTGTTAACTAAAGCGTTGGCTTCTTTAGAGCAGCCCTAAACAAAAAAGAGGATTCTAATGGGATTCGGAACTGTAGGGGGAAAGGGGAAAGCTTGGATGTCTTTTTTCCTAAGGCCTCTGCAGAACCTTGAAGTTGGGCTTTTCGCGATACCCATTGTTTTGTTGTTAGGGGAGATCCGCTGTCTATCGCTGATCTCCTCGGTGCCTCTCGCGCTCATTTTGGGTGTTATAGGTATCTTTGTTGCTTTGGTTTCTTTTTTTCGTAGTTGGGGATATGGAATAGCTGTTATAGGGGCAGTGTTTCTTGGCCTAACTTTTTACCACCATTTCCCTATATCCATTTTTTGGGGAGGGATGCTTACTGTCACGTTCGTTCTTTCCCTAGGAGTGCTTTTGCTGAGCATTTTCTTTGTAGAAGGGCTTATTGAGGAGAAAACAATATCCTTAACAAACATGACAGCTTTTCTCGATAAACTTCAAGAATCCTATAATCATGAAGTGCAAGAACGGAAAGACGGAGAGCTTCTTTACCAAGGCCGGGTAGCTGCTTTGGAAAAGGAGCTTTCTGTTTGTAGTGAGCGGCTTCAAGAGGTTTCTAAGAAATATTCGCATGCAAATGAAGATTTGCAGGTTCTTATTGATCAGCGGGATAGTTGGGTGAAAGACTATATGACGTTGCATCAAGAGTACATCCGTGTTGTTGCTGGGGATGAAGAGAACTCGCTTTTTCCTTGGAAAGTTTTTCAAGGATATTCTCAAGAAGAGGTGGAGCATCTAAGGCAGTCTCGAGATGCTGAAAGGGTGGCGCATTTAGAAAAAATGTGTGAGAAGGAGCATAGCGAGAAGTGCTTTGCTGAAGAGCGTTTAGAAAAGGCTTTGTCGGATTTGCTGGAAGCAACTCGTTGTAAAGAAGGCTTAGAGCAAAAGCTTCTTCAAAAAGAGGAAGAGATAGCAGCTTTAAAACAAGAACTTGCTATAGAAAGAGTTCAAGGCTCTTCAGCTGATCATGAAAGGGCTAGTTATAAAGGGATGTATTTGCAGTTAAGAGAGCAGTTCAAAGTTAAAGATGCTTTTCTTAAAAAGGCTAGACGGGAATGCTTTTTGGCTCAAGAACAGCTATTAGTGTTAAAACGAGAAGAAGAGGAAAAAGCCTCAGATCTGTCTACAATGGATAGTTTCGCTATTATTCAAAATCTTTTGTTGCAGATTGAGGCTTTAGAAGAAGAAATTATCTGTCTAGAAGAGTTAGTACTTCATAACCAGAATCCGTGATCAGGACAGCGTGCTCCCACTGCGCGCTAGGTTGATTGTCGCAAGTTCGCGCTTCCCAGTGGTTCGTGGGATCAATGATACCTTCTTTCTTCCCTACGTTGATCATGGGTTCAATAGTGAAGATCATGCCGGGGGCCAAAGGAATTTGACAAGAGTTTCTGTGGTGTGCCACATAGGGGTTTTCGTGAAATTGTATTCCTACGCCATGTCCTACGAATTGGTCAACAACTGAGAACCCGTATTTGGCTGCACAATTTTCAATGACTTCGCCGATCTCATAGAGAGGAAGATTAGGTTCTAGTATAGAGATCGCAGCATTCAGAGCTTCTAAAGAGGCTTCACAGACCTTTTTTTTGATTTCAGGAACTTCCCCAATCATAACCATTCGGCTGCAGTCCCCATAAAATCCATCTACAATGCAGGAAACATCAATGTTCATAATGTCTCCTTGTTTTAAAGGAATGTCATTTGGGATTCCATGACAAATGACTTCATTAAGAGAAGTGCAGATAGTTTTGGGAAAGGGAGGGTGCCCATAGTTCAGGGGAGCTGGAATGGCGTGGTAGCGTTTGTGTAAATCGCGAGATAGTTGATCGAGTTCGTTGGTTGTCACGCCCTCTTTAGCGGCTTCGCATAAAGCGTCAAGAATTTGAGCGGTAACTTGGCAAGCTTTACGAATCTTCTCTATCTGCTCTGGAGTTTTGAGCATAATATCGTAACGAGAAGCATAAAGCTGTCTCAGGTTGTCGCTAGGATTTTCTGGTTTCATAGGGTAGTGGCAGTGTTTCCATTTTTTTTGACTGCCACACCAGCAAGGACTGTTTCTTTTCATAAAAGGAGTCAAAAGGAGTGGTTTCTGATAGTTCTTGTCTTCTCTATAGGAATAGAGAATTGCTCTAAGGCATAACATAATATCCTATATTGAAAGCTATGGAAATAGCTTTTAACGTAAGGTTAATAGCCATTAAAGCTAAGCTAACGCTAAACAAGCGTTCCAAAGCTAGTAACCCCATTTGGCCAAATAATCGGTTGAGGGAACTAGAACAAAGAAGAGTGATTAGGGAGAAGAGCCAGGCGAGTAAAATAGCTCCTAAAACAATTTCTTTAGGGAATGTGCCTTCTTCCATATGTCCTAAGGTAGATGTAATCATAGCGGGGCCTGTAATTACAGGAAATGCTAAAGGGAAGAAGACTGGCTCATCTTTATCTAAAGCTTCCGTTTGGGAAGGAAGAGCTTGCATCATATTAATAGCGAGAACTCCGAGAAGGAGGCCGCCTGTTAACTGAAAGGCTGGTAGTGTGATTTCTAGTAAACGGAAGAATCCTCGACCAAACGTTATAAATACAAATAATAAGATCAGAGCAAAGATGGACTCCCGTAGAATGATGCGCTGCTGTTTTCGGAAAGAGAATTTTTTTAACAGTGCAATGAAAATCGGTAAGGAGCCTAGAGCGTTAAAAAGGGTATAAAAAAGTAAAGTAAGACGAAACAGGGAGTGTAGCATAAAGATACTTGCTTCTATAGGAATGTTTGCTGCAGACCAGATACAAGGAGCTGGGCTCCTACGATAACAACAGCGAGTCCTAAAATGGTTTGTGAGGCAATGATTGCTTGAGACCCTTTCTTACTGGTTAGGTGGAGAACAAGGGTGGTTACGGTCATCATCAGCCAGGAGAGGCATAGCAGTGCACAAATTATAAAAAAGGGGAGGTGTTGCGTGGTTAATGGGGCGCAGGCACATAACCATGAGGGGCCAACCATCAAAGGAAGCGCAATAGGGGCTATCTTAGGCGCACGGGAAAGAGACGAAAGTTTCTCCCAACGGGAGGGTTGAGTATTTCGAAGAATAGCTCGTAGTCCCACGAACATCACACCACATCCTCCAACAACAGTAGTTGCACAAGCCGGCGTCTGCAAGGAGTAGATGAGTCCTGATAGCGCGGGATAAAGAACGAATGATCCGAGAAGAGCAAAAAAACTTTCTCGGATCAGTAGCAGAGCCTTGCTCTTTCTGGATAAATTCTCAAGGATTCTATTCAAAACCTCAACGTTAGTCATAGAATCTGCCGCTAAAAATAAAATACAACTTTGAGACAATAGAAAGAATGACCAGTCCATAAAAGACTCTAGTACGGGGGTTGATTAAGCCTCGAAAGAAAAGATTTTCGGAACCATGCAATCTCAAAGACTTCGGGATTGCCAGGAAGAGTGTAGTTCAAACTAAGATTTAGAGAAATAGAAAAGGACTATAGAAACCTCGTTGTAAGAATGAAAAAATTTTTTGTTTGGAGAGAATCAGGCTGTATGCCTTGAATCCTCCGAGTCATAGGAAACAAACTTTTCGATGTCAAAAGAATCTATAGCAGCCTGAAGATCGGGATAAGTGGAAGATAGTGTTGAGAGAAGATCTTGTAGTAAAGCTAACGGTAAAGGTGCTTGTGTTGTTGCAAGTAAAGGAATGGTCGTCTCCCACTGCGCCTGCTCATAGGATAGTACCTTAGGCGCATCTTTGGTAGCTTCCGCATAGATAGCAAAAGCTTCTTGAGGATGTTCACGACAAAAATTTAAACTGCGAGATAAAGCTTTTTGCATGCTAAGAAGGTTTGTGCGTGTTGTAGCTTGAGATCCTCTTTTCCCGCAAATAAGGAGTTGTGGGCCTGTTGGTGATCCGTAGGTATCGGAAAGGAAGCAACCGGTAGGCTTCCCTTTCAAAGAAATAGTTACCCCTTCAATGTTGTAAAAGGCACCATACAAGAAGTCAATTTGGTGGGTGAGCATAGGAGAAATCATATCCGCGCTCACGTTTTTGATTTCTGATGGTACAACATGATGCTTGCGTAAAGCCTCCAATAGATGAAGGAGGTTTTTAGAATCATTAAGGCAAAAGCCAAGCACGCGGCCGTTGAGATCCTCGAGGTTCTCAATACCGTCTTGTTTTCGATAAATGAGTCCCTGCAAAGAGCTATCGATGAGTCTACCAACAACCTGAATCGGAGCTCCTCTGATAGCGGCTTTTAGAATTCCCAAGCTGTGGTAGAGCGTGTAATCCACTTTTTCAAGAAGGAGATGGGGGAGAGAAGAGCTGGTATCGGTATTTTTTTTCAGGGTTAAAGAGATCCCTTCATCTAAGAAAAATCCTTTTTTTTGGCCCACATAAAGGGGAATGTGATTGGGATTAGGGGTCCAGTCTAGGAGCAGAGTAAAGGATTTTGTGGAGGGGAAAGTAGATTCTTGGGGCTTCTCTTTCAAGCAGAGTGCTCCAGTGGTTCCGATGATCAAAATAGGAAAAATTAAGGCAAATCGCTTCCTTTTTGGTAAAGATTTGGGGGAGCTTTTTGCCATTCTGAAAAAAAAGAATGCGGTGCGCTCAAGAAGAAGAATGCCATAAAACAAGCTTAGGGTGAGCAGGGTAAGTACAGATAGACCTGCTAGAGCCATTGCCATGTCATAATTTCTTCGACTTTCTAAGATCAGAATCCCTAGACCAGACTGAGCCGCAACCCACTCTCCAGCAATTGTGGCGAATCCTGCTGCACTCATAGCAATCTTTAGTCCAGAGAAAATATGGGGGAGTCCATAAGGAACTCTTAGTTTGAGAAGTGTCTGCCAGGTTGTCGCTTGATGAAGGAAAAATTGCTCTAAAAATTCTTCAGGAACATTTTTGATTCCTTGATGAATCGTTAATGCTAAGGGGAAAAAAATACTTAAAGCTGTTGGAATGATAACAGCCTTGGTTCCCCAACCAAACCAAAGAACAACTAAAGGAGCTAGAGTAAACATAGGCAGACATTGCACAAGAATACACAAGGGGTGTAATACCCCCTGGGTGGAGGGAAATAGAAGCAAGACTGCGGAGAGGATGATTGCAAGTAGTAAAGCTAAAAAAAATCCTCCTAAAATGTTCTGAGCTGTATACCAAAAGTGGTGAAGCAGTATCTGGGAGGAGTTGATCCCCGTCGTAAACACCTTAGATGGAGGTGGGCATATAAAGCCGAAATTAGAGTGATTTCGGGCAGAAAATTCCCAAAATCCAATCAAAAAGAGGATTATGAATCCATAGCTAAACAATTTTTTCATGAGGGGGAAAAAAGATTCCGTTAGTGAAGAATCATAGGGGAAGGGAGCATATGCGACAAGAGAATGATAGTTTAGGAATGGTAATGGTTCCTGAAGATAAATTATATGGATCTCAGACAGGAAGATCCAAAAATTTTTTCTCTTATGGGAAAGAATTGATGCCTAAAGAAGTCATTTACGCGTTAGTAAAAATTAAAAAATGTGCTGCTAAGGCAAATGGAGATTTACAGTGTCTAGATGCCAAAAGACGAGATATGATTGTTGCAGCGGCGGATGAAATTCTTTCCGGAAAATTTGATGAACACTTCCCTTTAAAGGTTTGGCAAACAGGAAGTGGAACGCAAAGTAATATGAATGTAAATGAGGTCATCGCTAATTTAGCGATTCAACGTCATGGAGGAAAGGTCGGAAGCAAAAATCCTGTGCATCCCAATGATCACGTGAATAAATCTCAGTCTTCTAACGATGTTTTCCCTACGGCTATGCATATAGCAGCTGTGCAGAGTATAAAAGGTTCCTTAATTCCCGCTTTGGAACATTTGCAAAAAGTTCTTGATGCCAAGGCTTTGGAATTTTCTAGAGATATTAAAATTGGAAGAACGCATTTGATGGATGCTGTTCCGATGACTTTGGGGCAAGAGTTTTCTGGGTATAGTTGTCAGTTACGGAATTGTTTAGAGCGGATAGGTTTTTCCTTAACGCATCTTTATGAGCTTGCCATTGGAGGTACAGCTGTTGGAACGGGATTAAATGTTCCTGAAGGTTTTGTAGAGAAAGTAATTGGTTACTTAAGGCAGGAAACTGGCGAGCCTTTTATTCCAGCTTCGAACTATTTTGCAGCATTATCGAACCATGATGCTTTGGTGCAAGCTCATGGTTCTTTGGCTGTTTTGGCTTGCTCTTTGATCAAAATAGCTACAGATCTGAGTTTTTTAGGCTCTGGGCCTCGTTGCGGGTTAGGAGAAATTTTTTTCCCGGAAAATGAACCTGGGTCCTCCATCATGCCAGGGAAAATTAATCCTACGCAAAGTGAAGCTTTGCAGATGGTGTGTTCTCAAGTGATTGGGAATAATCAATCGATTATTTTTGCTGGAACGAAAGGGAACTTTGAGTTGAATGTCATGAAACCCGTGATCATTTATGACTTTTTGCAATCAGTAGACTTGTTATCGGGAGCAATGAGAGCTTTTGCGGATTATTTTGTCAGCGGATTAAAGGTAAATAAAGAGCGGTTGCAACAAAATGTAGATAGATCTTTGATGTTAGTGACGGCTTTGACGCCTATTTTGGGATACGATAAATGTTCTAAGATTGCCTTAAAAGCTTTTCATGAAAATTTAAGCCTTAAAGAAGCTTGTGTAGCGTTAGGTTTTTTATCCGAAGAAGAGTTTGATGCGCATGTAATTCCGGGATTGATGTTAGGGGGGAAGGGAACAGAATAGAGTTTTGAGATACAGGTATAATAAAAAACCCGCCCACCTCTAGCTATAAGAGGCGGACGGGGGAGGCTCAGAATACTCTTTCTGCAAACAAAAATTACTTAGAGGATTTACTCTCTAACTTAATAAGGGCTTTTGCAAATAACAGCGCGCCCTTAATGTTTGAGAATATGTGATCCACTCCAATCAATTCATCGACATGATATCTTCTCAAGTCGTTGAGAGGAGTTTTTTTCACTCCCGCCAATAGCAGTAAAGTTCCTTGTCTATCACACTCTAAGAAAAACTCTTCTAAAGCATGCATTGCTGACGCATCAATCGTAGGAACTCTTGTCATGCAGAGAATGAATATTTTGGGCGGTTTTTCGATTTCATTCAATAAGTTTTTCAAACGATCTGCAATTCCGAAGAAAAAAGGACCATTGATTTCATAAATTTCTGTGAAAGGAGGTACTTCATTTTTGCTAAACAGCAGGTCGTTATGAGGTTGTTCTGATTCATCGAAATACTTTGCTGTAGAGATGACATCGGAAAGGTCGCTCATTTGCTTCATGAACAGAAAGGCTGCAAGCATCATCCCTACTTGTACAGCAGAGGTGATTGTAGTCATGACTGTGAGAATGAAGACTGTTAGTAAGACTAAAATATCTTTTTTGGGAGCTGTGAACAGATGGATAAAGTGGTGAATTTCACTCATATTCCAGGCAATTAAAATCAGAACAGCAGCTAGACAGGTTAGAGGGATTTTAATCGTCAAAGGAGCTAAAAGCAGTAGGATGAAAGAAAGGCAGATTGCGTGGATCATCCCAGCAATGGGAGTACTAGCTCCACTTTTAATGCTTGCTGTGGTTCTGGAAAGGGAGCCAGTAACAGGCATGCCTGCAAACAAGGAGGTTCCGATATTAGCAATTCCCTGACCAATTAACTGACAATTAGATTGATGTCTCCACCCTGTCATCCCGTCTGCAACTACAGCAGCTAATAGAGTTTCTATTCCAGAAAGCACAGCAATAGTTAAGGCGTCTGGCATCAATTGTAGCATTTTTGTGATGCTTAGATGGGGGAATTTAGGACCAGGTAGCGAACTGGGAAGAGTTCCATAACGGCTTCCTATAGTGGGGATATCTATTTTAAGGATCCATACTAAGGTGGATGCGATGATAATGGAAATCATAACTCCGGGATAACGCGGCTTGTAGTTTCGAAAGTAGATCATCAAAAGTAGAGTAAATAAGCCGACAGCAAAGGTTTTGCTATCCCAGGTCCACAGATAATCCCAATAGGCCACCCATTTCCCAATAAAATCTAAAGGAACGCCATCCCCCATTTGCAGGCCTAGAAAATCCCGAATTTGGGAAGAGAAAATGATCACTGCGATACCAGTTGTCAATCCAGTAACCACGGGATAAGGCATGTATTTAATAAAGGTTCCTAATCCTGCAAGACCAAAGATAATAAGAAAAACCCCCGCCATTAAGGTGATAGTAAATAGCCCGTCCTCTCCATACTTAACGCCAATGCAGTAAAGGATAGAAATGAAGGCGCTAGTAGGTCCGGATACCAATACACGACTGCCTCCTAGTGCAGAGGAGAGGAAGCCTCCAACAATGGAGGCTAATAACCCCTGCAAGGGAGAGACGCCAATACCTATTGCAATGGCAATTGCTAAGGGGAAGGCGAGAATTCCTGCAGTCAGACCTGCAATAAAATCTTTTTTCAACGTATTGAAAGAATACCCTTGTTTTAAGCAGGTAACTAATTTAGGGATAAGATGTTTGAAGGATAGAGAAACTTTCACCAAGGCCTCTTCTGTGTTCGAAAAAGACGGTTCTTTTCTTATAGTAGAAAGGAAATTTATCCAACGAGGAGGGAGAAAATCCTATAGTAAGATGCCCTTTCTGTTTTTTTTGTACCACGAATAGGAACTAAAACGTAATTTTTGTGACATTGTTTTCAGTATTTTGCATAAACCAATTCGTGATGAGTTTGTCTAGCTCCCGAAAGAAATAAACGTGCGCTGTTTTAGTCTGTATAGAAAGGGGGGAAGACTTTCAAAAGCCTTCAAACCCTTAAGTCTTACAGCGAAAACAGAGGCGAGAACACTTTTGATGAAAAAGACTTTCTATGCAATAGTTTTGCGGACGAATAGGGCTTGAAGCTCTGAGTTCATCGGGTTAAAAAAAACATGTTACACTTAAAGAAGAGAGCGCGAGCTTGTTTTAATCCGTTAGTCGTCGTCAGTAGAGATAGTTTCTTTTTTATTGGGATAGAAGGGTTTTCCCTGTAGTGCTGAAAACTACTTTTATGTAACATGGTCTAGGTCTTTGTAAGCTTGTCTTTTGGATGGGTCTTCTCTGGAAGGTTATCTTGTGCTAAGAACTTGGAGACGAGCCCAAGATCTGTGTATGGGGTTAGATTTTAACTGTACGTACATCAGCGTGTATACGCAAAGTCTTGTGGTTTCTCGTAATTGTTTTTGCCCAGGCTTCTGAGGGCTCTTGGTTTTTTGGGAATAAAGCCCTCGGAGCAATGTGCTTGTCGAGGTCTTTATGTTGAAGTTTCAGTTGTGTGCGTTATTCCTGTTTGGGTATCTCGCGATTGTTTTCGAACACATCGTTCGGGTAAATAAATCTGCTGTGTCTCTCGCTATGGGAGGGCTAATGTGGTTGGTGTGTTTCTCTCATATGCCCCATATCAACCATGTTATGATGGTCGAAGAAATTGCTGATATGGCGCAAGTCATCTTCTTTTTATTTGCAGCGATGGCAATTGTAGAGCTTATCGATGCTCATAAAGGGTTCTCCATTGTTGTGCGGTGTTGTAATGTGGAATCTAGAAGTGTTTTACTTTGGGTGCTGCTTACTCTTTCCTTTTTCTTATCAGCAGCATTAGATAACCTCACATCTATTATCATCATCGTTTCTATTTTGAAACGTCTTGTTAAATCTCGAGAAGATCGCTTGTTACTTGGAGCGCTGTGTGTGA from Chlamydia suis encodes:
- the rpsO gene encoding 30S ribosomal protein S15, yielding MSLDKGTKEEITKKFQLHEKDTGSADVQIAILTEHITELKEHLKRSPKDQNSRLALLKLVGQRRKLLEYLNSTDTERYKNLIARLNLRK
- the tadA gene encoding tRNA adenosine(34) deaminase TadA, with translation MCIEKDLFFMKHALDEARKAYERDEVPVGCVIVHEGVIIARGHNSVEQLQDPTAHAEMICISAAAEYLQNWRLKDTTLYCTLEPCLMCAGAIQLARITRIVWGAPDLRLGAGGSWVNVFLEKHPFHQVECCAGVCHQESERLMKNFFLEKRKAKNEK
- a CDS encoding CT847 family type III secretion system effector, with the protein product MSSAIIPTLPEKNIVIPDSTLMEPASIEINKQSAMYFCIAVMLQLSISTTDYSHAIMAVLQENTLEQQRKTKELINLPLLYVPSLIKKQGSNDEYTNNTTIQAFQTSNQQITANRELIQQELSAAQQRAQANQKSVNATSSESMQILQAVSALLSSLVDLTIKANLTTSPSD
- a CDS encoding DUF720 domain-containing protein; amino-acid sequence: MWNIFQEPVKAVVELPETPPVTGTTNSATADEIIARFSKDSNPLIVTVYYIYQSVLVAQNNLALVAEQLQANAAAQTFLNNEEALYQYVTIPKNQVNSQNSAYLQNVQSVNQAVGASRQAIQNQISGLGNASQVISSNLNTNNNIIQQSLQVGQALIQTFSQIVSLIANI
- a CDS encoding DUF720 domain-containing protein produces the protein MSLPISPAEDTKYVSSLPPLEPLRTPPMAELLFSIYSLLLEAVEIRQQTVLTQSQQLNDNTNIQQELNQETNRIKYAVVGAGAKEDEITRVQNQNQNYSAQRSNIQDQLVTARQNGQIILSHASTNINIMQQIAQQNSSFIKTLNSVGSTVNQLNKPLS
- a CDS encoding methionyl aminopeptidase, whose translation is MKRNSPCWCGSQKKWKHCHYPMKPENPSDNLRQLYASRYDIMLKTPEQIEKIRKACQVTAQILDALCEAAKEGVTTNELDQLSRDLHKRYHAIPAPLNYGHPPFPKTICTSLNEVICHGIPNDIPLKQGDIMNIDVSCIVDGFYGDCSRMVMIGEVPEIKKKVCEASLEALNAAISILEPNLPLYEIGEVIENCAAKYGFSVVDQFVGHGVGIQFHENPYVAHHRNSCQIPLAPGMIFTIEPMINVGKKEGIIDPTNHWEARTCDNQPSAQWEHAVLITDSGYEVLTLLDR
- a CDS encoding MarC family protein, which produces MLHSLFRLTLLFYTLFNALGSLPIFIALLKKFSFRKQQRIILRESIFALILLFVFITFGRGFFRLLEITLPAFQLTGGLLLGVLAINMMQALPSQTEALDKDEPVFFPLAFPVITGPAMITSTLGHMEEGTFPKEIVLGAILLAWLFSLITLLCSSSLNRLFGQMGLLALERLFSVSLALMAINLTLKAISIAFNIGYYVMP
- a CDS encoding MarC family protein, translating into MDWSFFLLSQSCILFLAADSMTNVEVLNRILENLSRKSKALLLIRESFFALLGSFVLYPALSGLIYSLQTPACATTVVGGCGVMFVGLRAILRNTQPSRWEKLSSLSRAPKIAPIALPLMVGPSWLCACAPLTTQHLPFFIICALLCLSWLMMTVTTLVLHLTSKKGSQAIIASQTILGLAVVIVGAQLLVSGLQQTFL